A portion of the Brevundimonas pondensis genome contains these proteins:
- a CDS encoding TlyA family RNA methyltransferase — protein MRTVRLDQLLVTRGLAESRAKAKAAVEAGGVTVDGAPAKAASQTVNEDAEIGYAAAHRWVGRGALKLERALDLWPVTVDGRTVLDVGASTGGFTEVCLDRGAARVFAVDVGFGQMHPKVAAEPRVVNLERTDARELTPEIIPEAPSLVVCDASFIGLSKVLPAALELAAPDADLITLVKPQFEGAGPKDAGKKGVVKDPEAHAAAVEGVRVWLESVGWSVQETAESPIAGGDGNVEFLMWARRA, from the coding sequence GTGAGGACGGTCCGTCTGGACCAACTGCTGGTCACGCGCGGCCTGGCCGAAAGCCGGGCCAAGGCCAAGGCCGCTGTCGAGGCGGGCGGCGTCACCGTGGACGGCGCGCCCGCCAAGGCCGCGTCGCAGACGGTCAATGAGGACGCCGAGATCGGCTACGCCGCCGCCCACCGCTGGGTCGGGCGGGGCGCGCTGAAGCTGGAACGGGCGCTGGACCTGTGGCCGGTGACGGTCGATGGGCGAACGGTGCTGGACGTGGGGGCATCCACGGGCGGCTTCACCGAGGTCTGTCTGGATCGCGGCGCGGCGCGGGTCTTCGCCGTGGATGTCGGCTTCGGCCAGATGCACCCCAAGGTCGCGGCCGAACCGCGCGTGGTCAATCTGGAGCGGACGGATGCGCGCGAGCTGACGCCCGAGATCATCCCCGAGGCGCCGTCGCTGGTCGTTTGCGACGCCAGCTTCATCGGTCTGTCGAAAGTGCTGCCCGCCGCGCTTGAACTGGCGGCGCCGGACGCGGATCTGATCACCCTGGTCAAGCCGCAGTTCGAGGGGGCTGGCCCCAAGGACGCCGGCAAGAAGGGCGTGGTCAAGGATCCCGAAGCCCATGCGGCGGCGGTCGAGGGCGTCCGGGTCTGGCTGGAAAGCGTCGGCTGGTCCGTGCAAGAAACGGCGGAAAGCCCGATCGCCGGCGGGGACGGCAACGTCGAGTTCCTGATGTGGGCTCGTCGGGCCTAG
- a CDS encoding glycine zipper 2TM domain-containing protein has product MIAHLSKKASAAAVAALAVAGSLMVPGVVSAQTYGYGYPPAYNNYGSQGRYNDPCVGDQRSRATTGGVLGATIGAVAGSQLAARGRRTEGSVLGGVLGAAIGAGVGNSSANCDSRYRSNSSYGYNQSYGGTYVPPAYGYDNSGYDRRYDDGYGRDYREYNDGYDRGYAQPVDPGFSPQSQGYGYRSQDDCRLAESRIRLPDGRSETRYVRTCPDQNGRYRVVD; this is encoded by the coding sequence ATGATCGCTCATCTGTCCAAGAAGGCCTCCGCCGCCGCTGTCGCCGCCCTCGCCGTGGCCGGTTCGCTCATGGTTCCGGGCGTCGTCAGCGCCCAGACCTATGGCTACGGCTATCCGCCCGCCTACAACAACTACGGTTCGCAGGGTCGCTACAACGACCCCTGCGTCGGCGACCAGCGGAGCCGGGCCACGACCGGCGGCGTGCTCGGCGCCACCATCGGCGCCGTGGCCGGATCGCAGTTGGCGGCGCGCGGCCGCCGCACCGAAGGCAGCGTCCTGGGCGGGGTGCTCGGCGCGGCCATCGGCGCCGGCGTGGGCAACAGCTCCGCCAACTGCGACAGCCGTTACCGCTCGAACTCCAGCTATGGCTACAACCAGTCCTATGGCGGAACCTATGTCCCGCCAGCCTATGGTTACGATAACTCCGGTTACGATCGTCGCTACGACGACGGCTATGGCCGCGACTATCGCGAGTACAACGACGGTTATGATCGTGGCTACGCCCAGCCCGTCGACCCCGGCTTCAGCCCCCAGTCGCAAGGCTATGGCTACCGCAGTCAGGACGACTGCCGTCTGGCCGAAAGCCGTATCCGTCTTCCCGATGGTCGCAGCGAGACGCGTTACGTGCGCACCTGCCCCGACCAGAACGGCCGCTATCGCGTCGTGGATTAA
- a CDS encoding class I SAM-dependent RNA methyltransferase, which yields MTQTLTIARMGHQGDGIAETPKGFVFVPGALPGEVISGEVKDGRVEAFDLIEASPDRRPIHSETYAECGVAPLQHWADEPYLAWKREVVIQTLAREGIETEVEATVAVPQASRRRLALHARSGPDGRVLLGFKARRSWRLVELTDCPVSDPALTAALPLLAKVAAPLLGHPKSAPTLHVTLTDTGLDVDVTGVEKKSGGLTADVTARAIAAAAEADLARLSLDGDTLVMARQPRITFGRASVPLPPASFLQAAPAAEAAMVSRAVEAVRGAKKVADLFCGAGTFTFPLAEVASVVAADSSAAAIAALKAGAAKVQGLKTIEAQARDLFRRPLSPYDLKGCEAIVLDPPRAGALEQTPQLPGTKASVVVGVSCNPQTFARDARVLIDAGFRLEKVTPIDQFLWSTHVELVGVFRR from the coding sequence ATGACGCAAACGCTGACCATCGCCCGCATGGGCCACCAGGGCGACGGGATCGCCGAAACGCCCAAGGGCTTCGTCTTCGTGCCGGGCGCTCTGCCAGGCGAGGTGATCTCCGGCGAGGTGAAGGACGGGCGAGTCGAGGCGTTCGACCTGATCGAAGCCAGCCCGGATCGTCGTCCGATCCATTCCGAGACCTATGCCGAATGCGGTGTCGCACCGCTGCAGCACTGGGCGGACGAACCCTATCTGGCGTGGAAGCGCGAGGTGGTGATCCAGACCCTGGCGCGCGAAGGCATCGAGACCGAGGTCGAGGCGACGGTCGCCGTGCCGCAGGCCAGCCGCCGTCGTCTGGCGCTGCATGCACGCAGCGGGCCCGACGGTCGCGTCCTGTTGGGGTTCAAGGCGCGGCGGTCGTGGCGGCTGGTCGAGCTGACTGACTGCCCGGTGTCCGATCCAGCGCTGACGGCGGCCCTGCCGCTGCTGGCCAAGGTGGCGGCGCCCTTGCTGGGGCATCCGAAGTCGGCGCCGACCCTGCATGTCACCCTGACCGACACCGGGCTGGACGTCGACGTGACCGGGGTCGAGAAGAAGTCGGGCGGCCTGACGGCGGACGTGACGGCGCGCGCCATCGCGGCGGCGGCCGAGGCGGACCTGGCGCGGCTTAGTCTGGACGGCGACACCCTGGTGATGGCGCGCCAGCCGCGCATCACCTTTGGCCGGGCCAGCGTGCCCTTGCCGCCGGCCTCCTTCCTGCAGGCCGCGCCGGCGGCCGAGGCGGCCATGGTCAGTCGGGCGGTGGAAGCGGTGAGGGGGGCCAAGAAGGTCGCGGACCTGTTCTGCGGCGCAGGAACCTTCACCTTCCCCCTGGCCGAGGTAGCCAGCGTCGTGGCGGCGGATTCGTCGGCGGCCGCGATCGCGGCGCTGAAGGCCGGCGCGGCCAAGGTGCAAGGCTTGAAGACCATCGAGGCCCAGGCGCGGGACCTGTTCCGGCGCCCCCTGTCGCCCTATGATCTGAAGGGCTGTGAGGCCATTGTGCTGGATCCCCCCCGTGCGGGAGCTCTGGAGCAAACGCCGCAGCTTCCGGGGACCAAGGCGTCCGTGGTGGTTGGCGTGTCGTGCAATCCCCAGACTTTCGCGCGTGACGCCCGCGTCCTGATCGACGCCGGTTTCCGGCTGGAGAAGGTCACGCCCATCGACCAGTTCCTGTGGTCCACCCACGTCGAACTGGTCGGCGTCTTCCGCCGTTAG
- a CDS encoding M24 family metallopeptidase — protein MSFIAPQASPIDAAERRQRIENLAGRLQTQGVAALLLGSTTSLRYFTGLDWHASERLTGALIHADGRVDYVCPRFELDKVGGLTSMAGAVSGDILTWEEEESPYALAADRLPHGGRLAVDELVATFTWLGLARTLGQDRLVDGGPLTVGLRSIKSPAEIALLRRAKAITLEVQRRTRDWLQPGVLTSEVKRFIDAEHRKLGGEGGSWFCLVSFGDDTCLPHGGEGDRALKADDVVLIDTGTLVDGYHSDITRTYVFGEPTAEFRRVWDHEKQAQALAFETAQLGATCESVDAAARDYLTAQGYGPDYRLPGLPHRTGHGIGLDIHEAPNLVRGDRTVLQAGMCFSNEPMLVIPGKFGVRLEDHFYTTEEGPVWFTRPSHSLDDPFGV, from the coding sequence ATGTCCTTCATCGCGCCTCAGGCCAGCCCGATCGACGCCGCCGAGCGTCGGCAGCGAATTGAAAACCTGGCGGGACGACTGCAGACCCAGGGCGTGGCGGCGCTTCTGCTCGGCTCCACGACGTCGTTGCGCTACTTCACAGGGCTGGACTGGCATGCGTCCGAGCGTCTGACCGGCGCCCTGATCCACGCAGACGGACGCGTGGACTATGTCTGTCCGCGGTTCGAGCTGGACAAGGTCGGAGGGCTGACTTCGATGGCCGGCGCCGTGTCCGGCGACATCCTGACCTGGGAGGAGGAAGAGAGCCCCTACGCCTTGGCGGCGGATCGACTGCCGCACGGCGGAAGGCTGGCGGTGGATGAATTGGTCGCGACCTTCACCTGGTTGGGTCTGGCGCGAACGCTGGGGCAGGATCGCCTGGTGGACGGCGGACCGCTGACCGTCGGTCTGCGCAGCATCAAGTCGCCTGCGGAGATCGCCCTGCTGCGGCGCGCCAAGGCCATCACCCTGGAAGTTCAGCGCCGGACGCGCGACTGGCTTCAGCCTGGTGTCCTGACCTCCGAGGTCAAGCGGTTCATCGACGCCGAACATCGCAAGCTCGGCGGCGAAGGCGGCTCCTGGTTCTGTCTGGTGTCCTTCGGGGACGACACCTGCCTGCCGCATGGCGGTGAAGGCGATCGAGCGCTGAAGGCCGACGACGTAGTGCTGATCGATACCGGAACCCTAGTCGACGGCTATCACTCGGACATCACGCGGACCTATGTGTTTGGTGAACCGACAGCCGAGTTCCGTCGCGTCTGGGATCACGAAAAGCAGGCGCAGGCCCTGGCCTTCGAGACCGCGCAACTGGGCGCGACCTGCGAGAGCGTGGACGCCGCCGCGCGGGACTATCTGACGGCGCAGGGCTATGGACCTGACTATCGCCTGCCCGGGCTGCCGCATCGCACTGGTCATGGCATTGGTCTGGATATCCATGAAGCGCCCAATCTGGTGCGCGGCGACCGCACGGTCCTGCAGGCCGGGATGTGCTTCTCGAACGAGCCCATGCTGGTGATCCCGGGCAAGTTCGGCGTCCGGCTGGAGGATCATTTCTACACGACGGAGGAGGGGCCGGTCTGGTTCACACGGCCGTCGCACAGCCTGGATGATCCGTTCGGCGTCTAA
- a CDS encoding PA0069 family radical SAM protein: MKTAMKGRGARSNDSGRYEADRREEFDDGWTDQDEAAAPLRTTLSPEHARTIIARNTSPDVGFDRSINPYKGCEHGCIYCYARPSHAWMGLSPGLDFESRIFFKPEAARLLEQELAKPRYVCKRIHIGGNTDPYQPVERETRSTRSILQVMQRFRQPFSIITKSVLIARDADILGPMGRDGLASAFVSITTLDRGLARAMEPRASTPAKRLEAISRLADTGVPVGVGFAPVIPGLNDHEMEAILEAAQKAGATSAMYVTLRLPLEIKDLFREWLADARPERAARVMSLIRQTRGGKDYDPDWAQRMKGTGPVAELIAARFKAAIKRYGLDAPRVPLDVTQFRVPADMRPQLELFG; encoded by the coding sequence ATGAAGACGGCGATGAAAGGACGCGGCGCACGCTCCAACGACTCGGGCCGGTATGAAGCCGACCGGCGCGAGGAATTCGACGACGGCTGGACGGATCAGGACGAAGCGGCCGCGCCGCTGCGCACCACCCTCTCGCCGGAACACGCGCGCACCATCATCGCCAGGAATACGAGTCCCGACGTCGGCTTCGATCGCTCCATCAACCCTTACAAGGGCTGCGAACATGGCTGCATCTACTGCTACGCCCGTCCGTCCCATGCCTGGATGGGCCTATCCCCGGGTCTGGATTTCGAGAGCCGGATCTTCTTCAAACCCGAAGCGGCGCGTCTGCTGGAACAGGAACTCGCCAAGCCCCGATACGTCTGCAAACGTATCCACATAGGCGGCAATACCGACCCCTATCAGCCGGTCGAGCGCGAGACCCGGTCCACGCGCTCGATTCTGCAGGTCATGCAGCGGTTCCGTCAGCCGTTCAGCATCATCACCAAGTCGGTGCTGATCGCCCGCGACGCCGACATTCTGGGTCCCATGGGGCGCGACGGGCTGGCCTCGGCCTTCGTCTCCATCACGACGCTCGACCGTGGTCTGGCCCGGGCGATGGAGCCGCGCGCCTCGACGCCCGCCAAGCGGCTGGAGGCCATCAGTCGCCTGGCCGACACCGGCGTGCCCGTCGGCGTCGGCTTCGCCCCCGTCATCCCCGGCCTCAACGACCACGAGATGGAAGCCATCCTCGAAGCGGCCCAGAAGGCGGGCGCCACCTCGGCCATGTATGTGACCCTGCGCCTGCCGCTAGAAATCAAGGACCTGTTCCGTGAATGGCTGGCCGACGCCCGGCCGGAACGCGCCGCCCGTGTCATGTCCCTGATCCGCCAGACGCGTGGCGGCAAGGACTATGACCCCGACTGGGCCCAGCGCATGAAGGGCACCGGGCCCGTCGCCGAACTGATCGCTGCGCGTTTCAAGGCGGCGATCAAACGCTATGGGCTGGATGCGCCGCGCGTGCCGCTGGATGTCACCCAGTTCCGTGTTCCCGCCGACATGCGGCCGCAGCTGGAGTTGTTCGGTTAG
- a CDS encoding lysophospholipid acyltransferase family protein — protein sequence MRSLAFNIVYWILSIGYGLTAAFAALAPGRRATTWVIRRYVRRMVQAMALFAGIRLQVRGKNHLPSGAFIVASKHQSWGDGFATYDQFDDLAFVTGDHLEKFPLLGTVLRKLGAIVVNSCGGHTARAALKERAADAHREGRKILIYPEGHLAKIGEKYRYRSGVWHMYRDFDMPVVPLATNLGLFWPQEESRKTPGVATLEFLAPIPTGLPKDEFLARLEAAIEGRTAELIAEATGRPVTAAVQVPTPSEVALAAATPA from the coding sequence ATGAGAAGCTTGGCGTTCAACATCGTCTACTGGATTCTGTCGATCGGCTACGGGCTGACGGCCGCCTTCGCGGCTCTAGCCCCCGGCCGCCGCGCGACGACATGGGTCATTCGCCGCTATGTGCGCCGCATGGTGCAGGCCATGGCCCTCTTCGCCGGTATTCGACTGCAGGTGCGCGGCAAGAATCATCTGCCCTCCGGCGCCTTCATCGTCGCTTCCAAGCATCAGAGCTGGGGCGACGGTTTCGCCACCTACGACCAGTTCGACGACCTGGCCTTCGTCACCGGCGACCATCTTGAGAAGTTCCCGTTGCTTGGCACGGTCCTGCGCAAACTCGGCGCCATTGTCGTGAACAGCTGCGGCGGCCATACGGCTCGCGCCGCGCTCAAGGAACGCGCCGCCGACGCCCATCGCGAAGGCCGCAAGATCCTGATCTATCCTGAAGGGCATCTGGCCAAGATCGGTGAGAAGTACCGCTATCGCTCGGGCGTCTGGCACATGTACCGCGACTTCGACATGCCGGTCGTGCCCCTGGCCACCAATCTCGGTCTGTTCTGGCCCCAGGAAGAATCACGCAAGACGCCGGGCGTCGCCACGCTGGAGTTCCTGGCCCCCATCCCGACCGGCCTGCCCAAGGACGAGTTCCTCGCTCGTCTGGAAGCCGCCATCGAAGGCAGGACCGCAGAGCTGATCGCCGAGGCTACAGGGCGTCCCGTTACGGCGGCCGTCCAGGTCCCCACACCCAGCGAAGTCGCTCTCGCCGCTGCAACACCAGCCTGA
- a CDS encoding GGDEF domain-containing protein, protein MTAQVETALRGPEAYALARRVVDAMQEASVWPTPLNFELWLHYVSDPEGPLGRELHRLLTGDAPFTDATAEMLAAEFLPRGRLSEEIRDVGAVLNRELAAVAEAIDNARKTQSAYGETLSSASARMQDAERPTDLTEIVSTLSTATRKVQRHTSALEKRLESSNREVVRLREHLEQVRRDAMTDALTNLANRKTFDEQLARLCEEAETEGKGLTLAVVDIDHFKRFNDTWGHQTGDQVLRYVASVLGRISRAPRVAARYGGEEFAVIFPGETPGTVEAALNAIREEIGSRSLRRRSTNDDLGAVTISVGFAERRPGETALGVLERADEALYASKRSGRNRVTNAEALAQAAA, encoded by the coding sequence ATGACGGCGCAGGTCGAAACCGCCCTTCGGGGTCCGGAGGCATATGCGCTTGCGCGCCGCGTGGTTGACGCCATGCAGGAAGCCTCCGTCTGGCCGACTCCTCTGAATTTCGAGCTCTGGCTGCACTACGTCAGCGATCCCGAAGGCCCCCTCGGGCGCGAGCTTCATCGCCTGTTGACCGGCGACGCCCCCTTCACCGACGCCACCGCTGAGATGCTGGCGGCCGAATTCCTGCCACGCGGCCGCCTGTCCGAGGAAATCCGCGACGTCGGCGCCGTGCTGAATCGCGAACTCGCCGCCGTCGCCGAAGCCATCGACAACGCCCGCAAGACCCAGTCGGCCTATGGCGAAACCCTGAGCTCCGCCTCGGCCAGGATGCAGGACGCCGAACGCCCGACAGACCTGACGGAAATCGTCAGCACCCTGTCCACGGCCACACGCAAGGTGCAGCGCCACACCTCGGCTCTGGAAAAGCGCCTGGAATCCTCGAACCGCGAAGTCGTCCGCCTGCGCGAACACCTGGAACAGGTGCGCCGCGACGCCATGACCGACGCCCTGACTAATCTGGCCAACCGCAAGACCTTCGACGAACAGTTGGCCCGACTCTGCGAAGAAGCCGAAACCGAGGGCAAGGGCCTGACCCTGGCCGTCGTTGATATCGACCACTTCAAGCGCTTCAACGACACTTGGGGCCATCAGACCGGCGATCAGGTGCTGCGCTACGTCGCCAGCGTCCTGGGCCGCATCTCGCGCGCGCCGCGCGTCGCCGCCCGTTACGGCGGCGAGGAGTTCGCGGTCATCTTCCCTGGCGAAACGCCGGGCACGGTCGAAGCCGCCCTGAACGCCATTCGTGAAGAGATCGGCTCACGCTCGCTGCGTCGTCGTTCCACCAACGACGACCTTGGAGCCGTCACCATTTCGGTCGGCTTCGCAGAGCGCCGCCCTGGCGAAACCGCTCTCGGCGTCCTGGAGCGCGCTGACGAAGCCCTCTACGCCTCCAAGCGCAGCGGTCGCAATCGGGTCACCAACGCCGAAGCCCTGGCCCAGGCCGCAGCCTAG
- a CDS encoding DEAD/DEAH box helicase, whose amino-acid sequence MTEFTKLGLSATTLQAVADTGYTEATPIQASAIPVALAGRDVLGIAQTGTGKTAAFTLPMIDRLGSGRARARMPRALVLAPTRELADQVAENFAKYAKGTRLSWALLIGGVSMGDQVALLNKGVDVLIATPGRLLDLFERGKILLTGVEMMVIDEADRMLDMGFIPDIERIFKLTPPRRQTLFFSATMPPEITRLTTQFLKDPTRIEASRPAMTADTITQYLVRIPTSDPKAKRTALRALIERSEVKNGIVFCNRKSEVDIVAKSLKTHGFDAAPIHGDLDQSLRMKTLADFRSGDLKILVASDVAARGLDIPDVSHVFNYDVSHHADDYVHRIGRTGRAGRKGEAFMIVTPSDDKSLDKVLKLIKMAPEELTLDGIDFAAIKDRPRSDDSRGRGRNRSDRPRPIPKSDNVASMEPIARAAPKADAPADEAPRRSRSRRSTKPETAVETVVAETPETVVEIETAPVKPAAQRRDRNRDQAPRDTRTSESQKDQPLRAASGGFGDDIPAFLRRPVVFQD is encoded by the coding sequence ATGACAGAATTCACCAAGCTGGGCCTCTCGGCCACGACCCTGCAAGCGGTCGCCGATACGGGCTACACCGAAGCCACCCCCATTCAGGCCTCCGCCATCCCGGTGGCCCTGGCCGGCCGCGACGTCCTGGGCATCGCCCAGACCGGCACCGGCAAGACCGCCGCCTTCACCCTGCCGATGATCGACCGCCTCGGCTCGGGCCGCGCCCGCGCCCGCATGCCGCGCGCCTTGGTCTTGGCCCCGACGCGCGAACTGGCCGACCAGGTCGCCGAAAACTTCGCCAAATACGCCAAGGGCACCAGGCTGAGCTGGGCCCTGCTGATCGGCGGCGTGTCGATGGGCGACCAGGTGGCCCTGCTGAACAAGGGCGTAGACGTCCTGATCGCCACGCCGGGCCGTCTGCTGGACCTGTTCGAACGCGGCAAGATCCTGCTGACCGGCGTCGAGATGATGGTCATCGACGAAGCCGACCGCATGCTCGACATGGGCTTCATCCCCGACATCGAGCGCATCTTCAAGCTGACGCCGCCGCGTCGCCAGACCCTGTTCTTCTCGGCCACCATGCCGCCCGAGATCACGCGCCTGACCACGCAATTCCTCAAGGATCCGACCCGGATCGAGGCCTCGCGTCCAGCCATGACCGCCGACACCATCACCCAGTATCTGGTCCGCATCCCGACCAGCGACCCCAAGGCCAAGCGCACCGCCCTGCGCGCCCTGATCGAACGGTCCGAAGTCAAGAACGGCATCGTCTTCTGCAACCGCAAGTCTGAAGTCGACATCGTCGCCAAGTCGCTGAAGACGCACGGCTTCGACGCCGCGCCGATCCACGGCGACCTGGATCAGTCCCTGCGGATGAAGACCCTGGCGGACTTCCGTTCCGGCGACCTGAAGATTCTGGTGGCTTCGGACGTCGCCGCGCGCGGCCTGGACATCCCCGACGTCAGCCACGTCTTCAACTACGACGTCTCGCACCACGCCGACGACTACGTCCACCGCATCGGCCGCACCGGTCGCGCGGGCCGTAAGGGCGAAGCCTTCATGATCGTCACCCCTTCCGACGACAAGTCGCTGGATAAGGTGCTGAAGCTGATCAAGATGGCGCCGGAAGAGCTGACGCTGGACGGCATCGACTTCGCCGCCATCAAGGACCGACCGCGCAGCGATGACTCCAGGGGGCGTGGCCGCAACCGCAGCGACCGCCCGCGTCCGATCCCCAAGAGCGACAACGTCGCCTCGATGGAGCCCATCGCCCGCGCCGCGCCCAAGGCTGACGCCCCCGCGGACGAGGCTCCGCGTCGTTCACGCAGCCGTCGCTCGACCAAGCCGGAAACCGCCGTCGAAACCGTCGTCGCCGAAACGCCTGAAACCGTCGTTGAAATCGAGACCGCTCCGGTCAAGCCCGCCGCTCAGCGTCGCGACCGCAATCGCGATCAGGCGCCGCGCGACACCCGCACGTCCGAGTCGCAGAAGGATCAGCCCCTGCGCGCAGCCAGCGGTGGCTTCGGCGACGACATTCCGGCCTTCCTGCGTCGTCCTGTCGTCTTCCAAGACTAA